A window of Microbacterium hominis genomic DNA:
GCCGAATCCGTGATCGAGCGGGCCGACATCCCTGTGGTCTCGGCCGCGCGCACCGACGCGCGTGATCTGATCGTCTCCGACAGTCGGCTGGGTTCGATCGAGGCGTACGACGCGTCGTGGCGCGGCATCCGGTTCCTCAGATGCCGACTGGGCTTCGTCAATCTGCGCGGCGCGGATCTGATGGACATCGCGTTCGAGGACTGCACCGTCGACGAGATCGACCTGCTCGACGCGAAGGCGCGGCGGGTCTCCTTCACGGCGACCGGCGTGCGATCGCTCAACGTGACCGGCGCCGCTCTGGCAGACGTCGATCTGCGCGGTGCACAGCTTCAGGAGATCGTGGGGCTCCCCGGGCTGCGCGGGGCGACCATCTCGGAGACGCAGCTGCAGCAGATGGCGCCGGCGCTCGCCGCCCTCGCCGGCGTCGACGTGCTCTGAGCGAGGGCCGGGCACATCGCCGCGTATCGTCCTCGCGGCGTCACTCGAGCGGGAGCGCTCGTACCCGATAGTTCCGCGGGCGCCGAAGCGTTGCCGGGCGAGAGCGGCGACGTCGACGCGCCCCCAGGCTAGCGGAGGTTGCCGGCGAGCGAGAGGGGGTCGGTGTCGGATGCCGGCTACAGGCCGGCATCCCTTCGCGAAGCGTGTGCGAGGCGTTCGACGAGTTCGGCGGAGGGTGGATCGTCGACGCGGAAGGTGATCCCCGTCTTGGTCGCCTTCAATCCTGCAGCGGCGATGTCGTCCGCGTGGGCGGTGAGCGCGCTTGCCGAGAGGTAGAGGCCGCACTGCTTGCTGAAGGCCGCGTAGGCGGCGACGATCGTCCGCCCGATCCGGAACCCCGGCATTCCGTATTGCACGACCTCCTCGGCGTCGGGCAGCGCTTCGGAGAGCTGCGCGCGCAACGTCTCCAGTACGGGGCGGAACTGCGCGGGGGCAGCCGCGATGTATCCGTCGTGGTCGGTGGTGTCCGTCATTCCGACCTCGGCCTCAGGCCGGGCTCGTGAGCTGCACGAGGTTGCCGCACGTGTCGTCGAGCACCGCGGTGATGACCGGGCCCATCGGGGTCGGCTCTTGGGTGAACCGCACGCCCTGCGCGGAAAGTTCCGCGTGCACGGCCGTGACGTCGTCGACCGTGAAGGATGCCGCGGGAATCCCGTCTTCGACGAGGGCCGCCGTGTACGCCTTCGCCGCCGGGTGCTGGTCGGGCTCCAGCAGCAGTTCGGTGCCCGACGGCTCGTCGGGGCCGACGACGGTGAGCCAGCGGAACTCCCCGAGCGGGATGTCGTTCTTCACCACGAAGCCGAGCTTCTCGGTGTAGAAGGCGAGAGCCTTGGCCTGGTCGTCGACGAACACGCTCGTCACGGTGATGCGGATGCCCATGGTCAGTCCTTCGGGTGCAGAATCCAACGCTCGGTGATCTCGCGCAGGGGTTCGGTGTGGAGGTGGTGGATCTTGGTGCGGCCGGAGCGGTGCGAGCTGACAAGACCCGCCTCTTCGAGCACCGCGAGGTGCTGGGAGATGGCCTGGCGGCTCGACGAGATGCCGTACCGCATCGTCAGACGCCCGCACAGTTCGAACAGGCTCTGCCCGTCTCGCTCCGTCAGTTCGTCGAGGATGCGCCGTCGCGTGTCGTCGGCGAGTGCCTGGTACACGTCTCCCACGGCCTCAAGAATAGGCAAGTGGATGCTTGCATGTCAAGTGGGTCGGAGGGTGTGCTGGTACGCGCGGATCTCGCTCCGCCAACCATGCACAGCGAGGGGACCCGATGCGAGAATGACCCCGTGACCGAGACTTCCCGACTCGATGACGGGCCCTTCTTCCACGGCACCCGCGCGGCGCTCGGCGCCGGCGATCACCTTGTGGCGGGGCATCCATCGAACTACCGGTCCGAGGTCCTCATGAACCACGTCTACTTCACCGCGCTGCGCGATGGAGCGGGGCTTGCGGCCGAACTGGCGGTGCTGCTCGGGCCCGAGGGTGCGGAGCCGCACGTGTACCGCGTCGAGCCGACGGGCGACTTCGAGGATGACCCGAACGTCACCGACAAGAAGTTCCCCGGCAACCCCACGCGCTCATTCCGCACGCGCGCGCCGATGGTCGTGGTGGAGGAGATCCACGACTGGACGCGGCTGACCCCCGAGGCGCTCGAAGAGTGGCGCGTCAGGCTCGACGCGCTCCGCGTGAGCAACGCGGAGATCATCAACTAGCCGAGTCTCTCGGCCCGGCGTCTCAGGCCGGCTCGGTCGTGCGGATGAGTCCGCAGTTCACGCACGACCACGCGACGAGGAAGCGCTCGTCGTCGAGGATCTCGAACCGCAGCGGATCGCCGCACGTCGGGCAGGCGCGCGGGTCCGGGGCATCCCGCTTCATGCCCGGCCCCTTCGCACGCGCTACTCCGCCGCCCGCTCTTCGAGCCAGCGGGTGTGCGACCGCAGGGCGTGCACGACGGCCACGCGCACAACGACGTAGAGGGCACCGCCCACGACCGCGACGATGACCAGATACGTGAGGATGACGAAGAGCCAGCCGTTGAGCCCCATGAACATGGATCGAGCGTACCGGCCCCGCGTCAGCGCCCTGCGAACTCTGCCGCGATCGCAGCTTCGACGGCCCGCCGCGGCAGCCCGTCGACCTCGGCGGCGAGACTGCCGAACGTCGCCGGGTCCCAGTCGAGGCCGAGAGCGGCGTTGACCTCGGTGAGCACCGCGACGAACGAGTGGATGCCGCCGAGTGGCAGCATCCCGCTCAGCAGGCGCGCTCCCCGCACGGCGCGCTGGGACGTGCCGATCAGCTTGACCGCGTCCCGCGCGTTGATGCTGAACTCACCGGGGCAGTACTCGCCCG
This region includes:
- a CDS encoding pentapeptide repeat-containing protein; the protein is MASSRSRHDPGPQAPLFDFDARALDGMPAGDTAALEAGRLEAVAYTDVELVDWRVPLGDMIDGCRFDGVRAQSWTIRGVRLAESVIERADIPVVSAARTDARDLIVSDSRLGSIEAYDASWRGIRFLRCRLGFVNLRGADLMDIAFEDCTVDEIDLLDAKARRVSFTATGVRSLNVTGAALADVDLRGAQLQEIVGLPGLRGATISETQLQQMAPALAALAGVDVL
- a CDS encoding iron chaperone, which codes for MTDTTDHDGYIAAAPAQFRPVLETLRAQLSEALPDAEEVVQYGMPGFRIGRTIVAAYAAFSKQCGLYLSASALTAHADDIAAAGLKATKTGITFRVDDPPSAELVERLAHASRRDAGL
- a CDS encoding VOC family protein, which produces MGIRITVTSVFVDDQAKALAFYTEKLGFVVKNDIPLGEFRWLTVVGPDEPSGTELLLEPDQHPAAKAYTAALVEDGIPAASFTVDDVTAVHAELSAQGVRFTQEPTPMGPVITAVLDDTCGNLVQLTSPA
- a CDS encoding ArsR/SmtB family transcription factor, which translates into the protein MGDVYQALADDTRRRILDELTERDGQSLFELCGRLTMRYGISSSRQAISQHLAVLEEAGLVSSHRSGRTKIHHLHTEPLREITERWILHPKD
- the arr gene encoding NAD(+)--rifampin ADP-ribosyltransferase, with the translated sequence MTETSRLDDGPFFHGTRAALGAGDHLVAGHPSNYRSEVLMNHVYFTALRDGAGLAAELAVLLGPEGAEPHVYRVEPTGDFEDDPNVTDKKFPGNPTRSFRTRAPMVVVEEIHDWTRLTPEALEEWRVRLDALRVSNAEIIN